In the Peptoclostridium acidaminophilum DSM 3953 genome, one interval contains:
- a CDS encoding DUF2207 domain-containing protein has translation MGTETSVEIGRFDVTVNVPDESFKQGDIRAWGHGPLEGSLDVFANSAVFSVDSLPPNTMVEARLLFPKSYLSQAQEINTERVDTVLAEEARWADEANAIRMKARILLSLAALLIVLELALAVYLYFRYDKEHKAEFEGEYYRELPGDYSPAEMSALMTFGRISPNDVTATVMDLVRRKKLLVEDITYTEDRFLLPDKDIESILIRKADSFDESAMKEHEKRLVSWLIDDMGDGREVILSQLEKSIKRDKSTAMLYKSGYELFVDSAKDAAQIRGFFEEGMSGARIGAILLGIAGVFGGVALIAMLTAIGLGVALIATSIGLVLYSALIKKRTRYGAEQYGMWKAFKRFLRHFSQLDKAQLPSIVMWEHYLVYAISLGVAAEVIKALKIIYPPEAFQAAGLTYLGHSYGRGMSPVSSFDTITNSISSSTTKALSAATSQLSSSGGGGGGFSGGGGGGGGGGGTGGF, from the coding sequence AGACTAGCGTTGAAATAGGCCGTTTTGATGTGACTGTGAATGTTCCGGATGAGAGCTTCAAGCAGGGCGACATAAGGGCGTGGGGGCATGGGCCTCTCGAGGGAAGTCTTGATGTGTTTGCCAATTCGGCGGTATTTTCTGTAGACAGCTTGCCGCCAAACACAATGGTGGAGGCGAGGCTGCTTTTCCCCAAATCATATCTGTCGCAGGCCCAGGAAATAAATACCGAGCGCGTTGATACGGTGCTTGCAGAGGAGGCAAGATGGGCAGACGAGGCAAATGCTATAAGGATGAAGGCTAGGATTCTGCTGTCACTTGCTGCGCTACTTATTGTCCTTGAATTGGCTCTAGCTGTATATCTCTATTTCAGATATGACAAGGAGCATAAGGCAGAATTTGAAGGTGAGTATTACAGGGAGCTCCCTGGCGATTATTCTCCCGCCGAGATGTCAGCGCTCATGACCTTTGGAAGGATATCTCCAAATGACGTTACAGCAACCGTAATGGATCTTGTAAGAAGAAAAAAGCTGCTAGTTGAGGACATAACCTATACGGAAGACAGATTTCTCCTTCCGGACAAGGATATTGAGTCGATACTCATAAGGAAAGCCGACAGCTTTGATGAGTCGGCTATGAAAGAACACGAGAAAAGGCTTGTCAGCTGGCTGATAGACGACATGGGCGACGGAAGAGAAGTGATTCTCAGCCAGCTTGAAAAATCTATAAAGAGAGACAAATCTACCGCAATGCTCTATAAGAGCGGATATGAGCTTTTTGTGGATTCGGCAAAGGATGCTGCTCAAATCAGGGGCTTTTTCGAGGAAGGCATGAGCGGAGCTCGCATAGGGGCTATACTCTTGGGGATAGCCGGCGTATTCGGCGGAGTAGCGCTTATAGCTATGCTTACGGCCATAGGTCTCGGTGTTGCTCTCATAGCCACTTCGATTGGGCTTGTGCTGTACTCGGCGTTAATCAAAAAGCGTACAAGATACGGTGCCGAACAGTATGGAATGTGGAAGGCATTTAAGAGATTCCTAAGGCACTTTAGCCAGTTGGACAAGGCGCAGCTTCCTTCAATTGTAATGTGGGAGCATTACCTTGTCTATGCAATAAGCCTTGGGGTTGCTGCCGAAGTGATAAAGGCGCTCAAGATTATTTATCCGCCGGAGGCGTTCCAGGCTGCAGGCCTGACATACCTAGGACATTCCTACGGCCGAGGTATGAGCCCGGTCTCATCATTTGATACGATTACAAACAGCATTTCAAGCTCGACAACAAAGGCGCTCAGCGCCGCAACGTCACAGCTTTCATCGTCTGGAGGCGGAGGAGGAGGTTTCTCCGGAGGCGGCGGAGGTGGCGGAGGTGGTGGCGGCACCGGCGGATTCTAG
- a CDS encoding LemA family protein: MKIVYFLIGLLLIVGVFVVSVYNGLIVKRNRVKNAWAQVDVQLKKRFDLIPNIVETVKGYAAHEKSTFEAITKARTAFQSAQTPVQEAEANNMMTAALGRLFAVAEAYPELKASANFMELQNQLSEVEDKIAFARQFYNDTVLMYNNAIQVFPSNIVANMFGFMEEFFFQAEETEKEAPQVRF, encoded by the coding sequence ATGAAAATAGTATACTTTTTAATAGGTCTGCTGCTTATCGTTGGTGTATTCGTAGTATCGGTTTACAACGGCCTAATTGTTAAGAGGAACAGGGTAAAGAACGCGTGGGCGCAGGTGGATGTGCAGCTCAAGAAAAGATTCGACCTGATACCAAACATAGTTGAAACTGTGAAGGGATATGCAGCGCATGAGAAGTCCACTTTCGAAGCGATTACAAAGGCAAGGACTGCATTCCAGTCAGCCCAAACTCCGGTGCAGGAGGCTGAAGCCAACAACATGATGACAGCGGCGCTTGGAAGGCTGTTTGCTGTAGCAGAGGCTTACCCGGAGCTCAAGGCAAGCGCCAACTTCATGGAGCTTCAAAACCAGCTGAGCGAGGTTGAGGACAAGATAGCCTTTGCAAGACAGTTCTACAACGACACGGTGCTCATGTACAACAACGCTATTCAGGTGTTCCCGAGCAACATAGTGGCCAACATGTTCGGATTCATGGAGGAGTTCTTCTTCCAGGCTGAAGAGACGGAAAAAGAGGCTCCACAGGTTAGATTTTAA
- a CDS encoding DUF2294 domain-containing protein, translating to MTKGQVEAQISEAISKFEFEHMGRGPERIRTIIFQDMIVIRIKGFLSVSEKSLSQTKEGVELVKRMRTALFENARDLLEETIKSVIDVDIISTYSDVSTRTGEKIIAIVADRDIEKTII from the coding sequence ATGACAAAAGGACAAGTTGAAGCACAGATAAGTGAAGCAATAAGTAAGTTTGAATTTGAACACATGGGGCGAGGTCCTGAGAGGATACGTACAATTATTTTTCAGGATATGATAGTAATCAGAATCAAGGGTTTTTTAAGCGTATCGGAAAAAAGTCTGTCTCAGACAAAGGAAGGCGTTGAGCTTGTCAAAAGAATGAGGACCGCTCTTTTTGAGAATGCTCGAGATCTTTTGGAGGAAACAATTAAGTCTGTAATAGATGTGGATATAATAAGCACATATTCTGATGTGAGCACAAGGACAGGCGAAAAAATAATTGCCATAGTGGCAGACAGGGATATTGAAAAAACAATAATATAG
- a CDS encoding 5-(carboxyamino)imidazole ribonucleotide synthase, with amino-acid sequence MKNKDISRLFPPGTIGIIGGGQLGRMLCQEAKQMGYRVVVLDPSPNSPAGQVADEQIVADFADITSLRELAAKTDVVTFEFEHLDANALRLIETEGCTVVPSSSTLMKINNKYMQKSMLKKEGIKVPAFRRIRSLEELERALIDYGGKMVLKLCKGGYDGKGNIVISESDDLKSIYDEVSGFELMAEEFVDYVKEVSIIVARNNEGSALYPVAENIHKDSILIKSVVPAEISPEAENRIKDMAERVAEVIDDIGIFCIELFLTADSQVLVNEIAPRPHNSGHYTIEGCVASQFEQLIRIMTGMPLGSARLKARSAMYNILGSSDVEGDYSIEGVEEVLGMEDCHLHLYGKPKSGYLKKIGHITALDDSMESALSKAQKAIESIKITGRNL; translated from the coding sequence GTGAAAAACAAAGATATTTCCAGATTGTTTCCGCCGGGAACCATAGGGATAATAGGAGGCGGCCAACTGGGTCGCATGCTCTGCCAAGAGGCAAAGCAGATGGGTTACAGAGTAGTAGTGCTTGATCCGTCGCCGAATTCACCAGCCGGTCAAGTTGCAGATGAGCAAATTGTCGCAGATTTTGCTGATATCACGTCATTAAGGGAGCTGGCAGCCAAGACGGATGTAGTTACGTTTGAGTTTGAACACTTGGACGCTAATGCACTCAGACTAATAGAGACGGAAGGGTGTACGGTGGTGCCATCATCTAGCACATTGATGAAAATCAACAATAAATATATGCAAAAGAGCATGTTGAAAAAAGAAGGCATAAAGGTGCCGGCTTTCAGACGTATTCGAAGCCTTGAGGAACTGGAGAGAGCGTTAATTGATTACGGCGGAAAAATGGTGCTAAAGCTCTGCAAGGGAGGATATGACGGAAAAGGGAATATTGTGATTTCCGAATCGGACGACCTTAAAAGCATTTATGATGAGGTTAGTGGATTTGAGTTGATGGCTGAGGAATTTGTGGACTATGTAAAAGAAGTTTCGATAATTGTTGCCAGGAATAATGAGGGCTCAGCATTATACCCGGTTGCGGAGAATATCCACAAAGACAGTATACTAATTAAATCAGTAGTTCCTGCAGAAATTAGTCCCGAAGCTGAAAACAGAATAAAGGATATGGCGGAAAGGGTTGCAGAAGTCATAGATGACATAGGCATATTCTGCATAGAACTGTTTTTAACCGCTGATTCGCAAGTGCTTGTAAATGAGATAGCACCACGGCCACACAACTCGGGACATTACACTATTGAAGGCTGCGTAGCATCCCAGTTTGAGCAGCTTATCAGGATAATGACCGGAATGCCTCTTGGGTCTGCCAGGCTAAAGGCTAGAAGCGCAATGTACAACATATTGGGCAGCAGCGATGTAGAGGGAGACTATAGCATAGAGGGAGTGGAAGAAGTGCTTGGCATGGAGGATTGTCACCTGCACCTTTACGGCAAGCCGAAATCCGGATACCTCAAAAAAATAGGCCATATCACGGCGTTGGACGATTCTATGGAGTCGGCCCTCAGCAAAGCCCAAAAGGCTATAGAAAGCATAAAAATCACAGGGAGGAATTTGTAA
- the purE gene encoding 5-(carboxyamino)imidazole ribonucleotide mutase, which translates to MYSNAENKSNPIVGIIMGSESDLEVMKPAAATMAEFGIPFEIKVVSAHRTPDRLYEYSKNAHIRGLEVIIAGAGGAAHLPGMAASLTPLPVIGVPVRLKHLDGMDSLMSIVQMPSGVPVATVGINNAKNAGILAARILSIKYPDIRSRLEVSAATTKESVIFDLEDKL; encoded by the coding sequence ATGTACAGCAATGCTGAAAATAAATCGAATCCAATTGTAGGAATAATAATGGGAAGTGAGTCAGATCTTGAGGTAATGAAGCCAGCCGCAGCAACAATGGCCGAGTTTGGAATACCATTTGAAATAAAGGTGGTATCTGCCCACAGAACTCCCGACAGGCTTTATGAGTACTCTAAAAATGCACATATAAGAGGACTTGAGGTGATAATAGCTGGGGCCGGAGGTGCCGCCCATCTGCCTGGAATGGCAGCATCACTTACGCCTTTGCCTGTTATAGGGGTGCCTGTAAGACTTAAGCATCTTGACGGCATGGATTCTCTTATGTCAATAGTTCAGATGCCTTCAGGAGTCCCGGTGGCAACTGTTGGAATAAACAATGCGAAAAATGCCGGCATACTTGCAGCCAGGATTCTGAGCATTAAATATCCAGATATAAGAAGCAGGCTTGAGGTGAGTGCAGCAACGACAAAAGAAAGCGTAATATTCGATCTGGAAGACAAACTATAA
- a CDS encoding L-lactate MFS transporter → MEYRIDKGGVVSMKKWLYILLGIVIMMSLGTVYSWSIFRIPIEEKFGIGATQSGFPYMVSLASYAMFMLISGRYLDKFSPRTIIITGGLLVGLGWTLSGLAENIYQLTATYGLITGAGVGIVYGVPMSVAAKWFPEKRGLVVGLVLGGFGLSPFITAPIARYLIEEFGIMRSFQILGVSFGILLPLLSWPFEYPSAHSGNGRAASIGEMSHGIDTKNMLKTRSFKNMYFCFMIGAMIGLIMIGMTSSVGIELIGIDPGRVAIFTSLFAVFNGVGRPLFGWVADRFEIKNAMAVSYGLIIAAASLMLMAKDESTVLYSVAFSLFWLNLGGWLSIAPTATTRLYGVKHYSQNYGVVFTAYGIAAVVGVLASGFLKDAMGNYNSIFIMVIVLGFVGILLSRNVEIEARENQALEKKDNKEPQSVA, encoded by the coding sequence ATGGAGTATAGAATAGATAAAGGAGGCGTTGTATCAATGAAAAAATGGCTGTATATATTATTGGGAATTGTCATCATGATGAGTCTTGGCACTGTATATTCCTGGAGTATTTTCAGAATTCCAATAGAGGAAAAGTTCGGAATAGGTGCGACACAAAGCGGTTTTCCCTACATGGTTTCGTTGGCATCATACGCGATGTTTATGCTTATAAGCGGAAGATATCTGGACAAATTTAGTCCAAGAACAATAATCATCACTGGAGGCTTACTGGTGGGATTGGGTTGGACGCTTTCTGGCCTTGCGGAGAATATTTATCAGCTGACTGCAACCTACGGATTAATTACAGGAGCTGGAGTAGGCATAGTATACGGCGTTCCGATGTCTGTGGCTGCCAAGTGGTTTCCTGAAAAGAGAGGCCTTGTTGTAGGTCTTGTGCTTGGAGGGTTCGGCTTGTCGCCTTTCATAACAGCTCCTATTGCAAGATACCTTATTGAAGAATTCGGCATAATGCGTTCATTTCAGATTTTGGGAGTCTCTTTCGGAATATTGTTACCACTGCTGTCATGGCCCTTCGAATACCCTTCGGCTCATTCTGGCAATGGAAGAGCCGCCAGCATTGGAGAGATGTCACATGGCATTGACACAAAAAACATGTTAAAAACAAGAAGCTTCAAGAATATGTATTTCTGCTTCATGATCGGGGCAATGATTGGCTTGATAATGATAGGAATGACAAGCAGTGTCGGAATCGAATTGATAGGGATAGATCCTGGCAGAGTAGCCATATTTACATCATTGTTTGCTGTTTTCAATGGTGTGGGAAGACCCTTGTTTGGTTGGGTTGCCGACAGATTTGAGATTAAGAACGCCATGGCTGTGTCATACGGACTTATAATCGCGGCTGCTTCACTCATGCTTATGGCGAAGGATGAAAGCACAGTCCTGTATTCAGTTGCCTTTTCTCTGTTCTGGCTTAATTTGGGGGGCTGGCTGTCAATAGCCCCAACTGCTACAACAAGGCTTTATGGGGTTAAGCATTACAGTCAGAACTATGGCGTAGTTTTTACGGCTTATGGAATTGCAGCAGTTGTAGGCGTCCTGGCATCCGGGTTTCTAAAAGATGCAATGGGAAACTATAATTCAATATTTATTATGGTCATAGTTCTTGGGTTTGTTGGCATATTGCTGTCTCGAAATGTTGAAATAGAAGCTCGCGAAAATCAGGCGTTAGAAAAAAAAGACAATAAAGAGCCCCAATCAGTAGCTTGA
- the carB gene encoding carbamoyl-phosphate synthase large subunit has product MPKRSDINKILIIGSGPIIIGQACEFDYSGTQACKALRNLGYKIVLVNSNPATIMTDPETADVTYIEPLNLKRLTDIIAKERPDAVLPNLGGQSALNLCSELSEAGVLEKYGVKVIGVQIDAIERGEDRIAFKEAMNRLGIEMPRSMPAYSVEEAEGIAQELGYPVVIRPAYTMGGTGGGLVYNVDELRTIASRGIAASMVGQILIEESVLGWEELELEVVRDSKNQMITVCFIENVDAVGVHTGDSFCTAPMLTISQELQERLQKYAYSVVEEIEVIGGTNVQFAHDPKTDRVVIIEINPRTSRSSALASKATGFPIALISAMLAAGLTLDEIPYWKEGTLDKYKPYGDYVVVKFARWAFEKFPGAEDRLGTQMRAVGEVMSIGKNYKEALQKAIRSLEIGRYGMGFAKDFNSRSLEELMAMLSEATSERQFIIYEALRKGADIEQLYKLTHIKPWFLEQMKDLVMLEEQILKYKGEKLPDELMVEAKKSGFADRYLSMLLNMPEAEIRQHRTALGVVEGWEAVPVSGVEDASYYFSTYNAPDTTTASDKPKVMILGGGPNRIGQGIEFDYCCVHTAFALRDLGYETVIVNCNPETVSTDYDTSDKLYFEPLTVEDVLSIYEKEKPLGVIVQFGGQTPLNIAEELEKAGVNILGTSPATIDLAEDRDQFRMIMEKLEIPMPESGMAVNVDEAVEIANRIGYPLMVRPSYVLGGRGMEIVHDEEMLRQYMAAAVGVTPDRPILIDRFLNNAIEAEADAISTGNDAFVPAVMEHIELAGIHSGDSACVIPPTSIPQIHLDTIVEYTKKIAKEMNVIGLMNMQYAIADEKVYVLEANPRASRTVPLVSKVCNVSMARIATEIMMAEYSGKEYSISNLKNKKINHYGVKESVFPFNMFPEVDPVLGPEMRSTGEVLGLADSFGLAFYKSQEAAQSTLPTSGTVLISVTDQDKAAALEVAKEFAQIGFTIKATEGTNKFLQENGVKSELINKLQEGRPNIVDAITNKDINMVINTALDKRSQVDDSYIRKAAIKAKIPYMTTMTAALASAKGIAAYNEAGSNQSQLKSLQEYHADITE; this is encoded by the coding sequence ATGCCAAAAAGATCTGATATCAACAAAATCCTTATAATTGGATCAGGACCTATAATCATCGGACAAGCTTGCGAATTTGACTATTCCGGAACACAGGCCTGCAAAGCATTGAGAAACCTGGGCTATAAAATAGTCCTTGTCAATTCGAACCCTGCCACAATAATGACAGACCCAGAAACAGCCGATGTGACTTATATCGAGCCGCTGAATCTAAAAAGACTTACCGACATAATTGCAAAGGAAAGACCTGACGCTGTGCTTCCAAACCTTGGTGGCCAGTCTGCTCTCAACCTGTGTTCTGAGCTGAGCGAAGCTGGGGTTTTGGAAAAATACGGAGTCAAGGTTATAGGCGTACAGATTGACGCCATCGAGCGTGGCGAGGACCGTATAGCTTTCAAGGAAGCCATGAACAGACTTGGCATTGAAATGCCGCGCAGCATGCCTGCCTACAGCGTCGAGGAAGCCGAAGGAATTGCGCAGGAGCTTGGATACCCTGTAGTAATACGTCCTGCCTACACTATGGGCGGAACAGGCGGCGGTCTTGTATATAACGTAGATGAGCTTAGAACCATTGCCAGCCGCGGAATAGCAGCCAGCATGGTTGGACAGATACTAATTGAGGAATCTGTGCTTGGCTGGGAAGAGCTTGAGCTTGAGGTAGTAAGAGACTCTAAAAACCAGATGATTACAGTATGCTTTATAGAAAATGTAGATGCAGTCGGCGTTCACACTGGCGACTCTTTCTGCACGGCTCCAATGCTTACAATAAGCCAAGAGCTTCAAGAGCGTCTTCAAAAATACGCATACTCAGTTGTTGAGGAGATAGAGGTAATCGGTGGTACTAACGTCCAGTTCGCCCATGACCCTAAAACCGACCGTGTTGTTATAATAGAAATAAACCCTCGTACTTCACGTTCGTCAGCACTGGCTTCAAAGGCGACAGGCTTCCCTATCGCTTTGATTTCTGCAATGCTTGCCGCTGGCCTTACACTTGATGAGATTCCATACTGGAAGGAAGGCACTCTCGACAAGTACAAGCCTTATGGCGATTACGTAGTAGTCAAATTCGCACGCTGGGCGTTTGAGAAATTCCCTGGAGCAGAGGATCGTCTGGGAACTCAAATGCGTGCAGTCGGCGAGGTTATGAGCATAGGCAAGAACTACAAGGAAGCCCTTCAAAAGGCCATCCGTTCACTTGAAATAGGCCGTTACGGCATGGGCTTCGCAAAAGACTTCAACAGCCGTTCTCTTGAAGAGCTTATGGCAATGCTTTCAGAGGCTACAAGTGAGCGCCAGTTCATAATCTATGAAGCTCTTCGTAAAGGCGCTGACATTGAGCAGCTTTACAAGCTGACACACATAAAGCCATGGTTCCTCGAGCAGATGAAGGATCTTGTAATGCTTGAAGAGCAGATATTGAAATATAAAGGCGAAAAGCTACCTGACGAGCTTATGGTTGAAGCCAAGAAAAGCGGTTTTGCAGACCGTTATCTTTCAATGCTTCTTAATATGCCAGAGGCTGAAATCCGTCAGCACAGAACTGCCCTTGGAGTTGTTGAGGGCTGGGAGGCAGTGCCGGTAAGCGGAGTTGAAGACGCATCATACTACTTCTCGACATACAATGCGCCAGACACGACTACAGCCAGCGACAAGCCAAAGGTAATGATACTTGGCGGAGGACCTAACCGTATAGGCCAGGGAATAGAGTTCGACTACTGCTGCGTGCATACGGCATTCGCGCTTCGCGATCTTGGCTATGAGACTGTAATCGTAAACTGCAACCCTGAGACAGTTTCAACCGACTACGATACATCAGACAAACTATACTTTGAGCCTCTGACAGTAGAAGACGTTCTTAGCATATACGAAAAGGAGAAGCCTCTTGGCGTTATAGTTCAGTTTGGCGGCCAGACTCCTTTGAATATAGCCGAAGAGCTTGAGAAAGCTGGCGTGAATATTCTTGGCACATCTCCAGCAACTATAGACCTTGCAGAAGACCGTGACCAGTTCCGCATGATAATGGAAAAACTTGAAATCCCTATGCCTGAATCAGGTATGGCCGTAAATGTGGACGAAGCCGTTGAAATAGCTAATAGAATCGGCTACCCTCTTATGGTTAGACCTTCTTACGTTCTAGGCGGACGTGGAATGGAAATTGTTCACGATGAGGAAATGCTTCGTCAGTACATGGCTGCTGCAGTAGGTGTGACTCCGGACAGGCCTATACTTATAGACAGGTTCCTAAACAACGCTATAGAAGCAGAAGCTGATGCAATATCCACAGGAAATGACGCTTTTGTTCCTGCAGTAATGGAACACATTGAGCTTGCAGGTATACACTCAGGAGACTCTGCGTGCGTAATACCGCCTACAAGCATTCCACAAATACACCTTGATACAATCGTGGAATATACAAAGAAAATAGCTAAGGAAATGAACGTTATAGGCCTTATGAACATGCAGTATGCAATTGCAGACGAAAAGGTATACGTTCTGGAAGCCAACCCAAGAGCTTCAAGGACAGTTCCTTTAGTATCGAAGGTATGCAACGTATCTATGGCCCGTATCGCAACAGAGATAATGATGGCGGAGTATTCCGGCAAGGAATATTCCATAAGCAATCTTAAGAATAAGAAAATAAACCACTACGGCGTAAAGGAATCAGTGTTCCCATTCAACATGTTCCCAGAGGTTGACCCGGTTCTCGGACCTGAAATGCGTTCAACTGGTGAGGTACTAGGACTTGCCGATTCCTTCGGTCTGGCCTTCTACAAGTCACAGGAGGCTGCTCAGTCTACACTGCCAACTTCAGGCACTGTGCTTATAAGCGTTACAGATCAGGACAAGGCTGCAGCTCTCGAGGTTGCAAAAGAGTTCGCTCAAATAGGCTTCACAATAAAAGCTACAGAGGGAACAAATAAATTCCTGCAGGAAAACGGCGTAAAGTCAGAGTTAATAAACAAGCTTCAGGAAGGACGTCCAAATATTGTTGACGCCATTACAAACAAAGATATAAACATGGTTATAAACACTGCTCTTGACAAGCGCAGCCAGGTTGACGATTCATATATCCGTAAGGCTGCAATAAAAGCCAAGATACCGTACATGACTACTATGACCGCAGCACTTGCAAGTGCAAAAGGCATAGCAGCATACAATGAAGCTGGTTCTAATCAATCACAGCTAAAATCTCTTCAAGAATACCACGCTGATATAACTGAATAA
- a CDS encoding SLC13 family permease, protein MVLLGISMFFRIPSIDSIDWRVIAALWNLMAVAVALENEHFLDYVASQISMRFHNERSLAIALIVTSMGLSMFMTNDVALLTLVPITLLIGKLGGFNPFKLVALETVGANVGSSLTPFGNPQNIFLFNYFDMNLISFLGISTQFVLLAALALYLTAQGCSKDRIEFHLEKVNVKSKLRIAAYLGLFVIAIFSILHILPWQGVTCVIFAAVLVLNRTLILQVDYFLLATFILFFLLVDNILAVGGLRDIVSGYLQNPVYAMWVSALSSQLISNVPSAIVFSPFVADVRPILLGVSLGGMGSLIASLANLISWKLYIKEYPKQEYFQYFTAINIAIFSVVGMVLTLVLVMT, encoded by the coding sequence ATGGTTTTGCTTGGGATATCCATGTTCTTTAGAATTCCCTCGATAGATTCCATTGACTGGAGGGTAATAGCGGCGCTTTGGAATCTTATGGCTGTTGCAGTTGCTCTTGAAAATGAGCATTTTCTTGACTATGTTGCCAGCCAGATTAGCATGCGATTCCATAATGAGCGTTCACTGGCTATTGCCCTGATTGTCACGTCAATGGGGCTTTCTATGTTCATGACTAATGATGTTGCACTGCTAACCCTTGTACCTATAACATTGCTGATTGGGAAGCTTGGCGGATTTAATCCTTTCAAGCTGGTAGCACTGGAAACCGTGGGTGCAAATGTGGGCAGCAGCCTTACGCCTTTTGGCAATCCGCAGAATATATTTTTGTTCAATTACTTTGACATGAACTTAATCTCCTTCCTGGGGATTTCCACTCAGTTTGTCTTGCTGGCTGCACTGGCGCTGTACTTGACAGCCCAAGGCTGTTCAAAAGACCGGATTGAGTTTCATCTGGAAAAGGTGAATGTAAAATCCAAGCTCAGGATTGCTGCTTATCTAGGGCTGTTTGTCATAGCAATATTTTCAATTCTGCACATATTGCCTTGGCAGGGCGTAACCTGTGTTATATTTGCAGCTGTGCTTGTCCTGAACCGAACTCTTATATTACAGGTGGATTATTTTTTGCTGGCTACGTTCATACTGTTTTTTCTGTTGGTGGACAATATATTGGCGGTGGGTGGACTGAGGGATATTGTCAGTGGTTATCTGCAAAATCCGGTCTATGCCATGTGGGTTTCTGCGCTCAGTTCACAGCTGATAAGCAATGTGCCAAGTGCAATAGTGTTTTCGCCGTTTGTTGCCGATGTACGGCCAATACTCCTTGGGGTTTCGCTTGGAGGAATGGGTTCTCTTATAGCTTCGCTTGCAAATCTGATTTCCTGGAAGCTGTATATAAAGGAATATCCCAAACAGGAATATTTTCAATATTTCACAGCAATTAATATAGCTATATTCTCGGTGGTGGGAATGGTTCTCACTTTGGTATTGGTGATGACTTAG
- a CDS encoding DUF937 domain-containing protein — protein MDIMELITSQLSNQEALKKLGKSVNANPSQVEQLTQIGMPVLLEALNRNSNTPQGAEALASALDRHQDDNVDDLIGFLDNVDTSDGEKILQHVLSDKNDRVQSNLAKQTGMDASQVSGLLAQLAPLLLGALGNQKKAQNLDAAGVSNLTSSLTGMLGQSEKGGLLGLATQLLDADKDGSIIDDIGNLIGKFLKK, from the coding sequence ATGGATATAATGGAACTGATTACAAGCCAGCTCAGCAATCAGGAAGCCTTAAAAAAATTAGGCAAGTCTGTAAATGCCAATCCTTCACAGGTAGAGCAACTCACTCAAATTGGAATGCCTGTGCTGCTTGAGGCGCTAAACCGAAACAGCAACACTCCACAAGGAGCGGAGGCTCTGGCTAGCGCTCTGGATCGCCATCAGGATGACAACGTTGACGATCTGATTGGATTTTTGGACAATGTTGATACTTCCGACGGCGAGAAAATTCTGCAGCACGTGCTCTCGGACAAGAACGACAGGGTTCAAAGCAATCTGGCAAAACAAACCGGCATGGATGCAAGCCAGGTGTCAGGCTTGCTCGCGCAGCTTGCCCCACTGCTCCTTGGAGCTTTGGGCAACCAGAAGAAAGCTCAGAACCTTGACGCAGCAGGCGTATCAAACTTGACTTCATCACTTACCGGCATGCTGGGTCAATCCGAAAAGGGAGGCCTGCTGGGACTTGCGACGCAGCTGCTTGATGCGGACAAGGACGGAAGCATAATTGACGACATTGGCAACCTTATAGGGAAATTTCTGAAAAAATAA